A portion of the Chryseobacterium tructae genome contains these proteins:
- a CDS encoding reprolysin-like metallopeptidase has protein sequence MKKKVTFLFALAIGLTSLQAQRWEPVSQRISPIRKEVNVLHSYKFDLNTLRELLKNAPEAGQGNPVVVSLPTTDGKVERFSVYSSPVVAKSMAERYELGAYSGVGLDNPTKQVRFSTAPNDFQSMLFDSKTGKYEFIEPINKEKDVYGVFFKTNKTSDGTPFECNTSEPENAKKQMKQLLQSKKGVSGAGISNKNNDQKYRTYRLAVSVNGEYTQLAGGVPGAAARINATINRVNGVYEKDLGIHLIVQDFPQVIFTDPATDPYSNVIANTNGTYSAPSAWNLQVQQTLTNTAGIGNGAYDVGHFFGHRGGGGSAGRVGNVCINPANNNDATSKGAGITSPSVVDQPFGDAFDIDYVAHELGHQLGGRHTMTVNQNQSDVPIEPGSGSTIMGYAGITAANVQMHSDAYFHVINIEQIQAYVNSKTCGITTPVANTPPVIQPLTNRIIPKGTAFVLTANASDAQNDPMTYTWEQYDISTTLFNALTSTRTGGAAFRSLSPTTSPTRYFPKLTTVLSGNLTTVQDWELLPSVARLMNFKVTVRDNNPDITQQQTQSSLVKVDVGNDGPFKVTSTTVYNNLAGAITWDVVNTNSSPYNVQNVKIDYTTDNGNTWTVVTPSTPNDGVEPFSFSSLATGSNLKIRVSAIDNIFYAIGNATVSASANPCSTDTATTGIAATGVTKSSANINWSALQGAEYSLLYRKVGATTWVTVPVSTNSSYLSGLEPATQYEVQIANVCNTTVGTYSSSTNFTTLPFICPVSADPSDEYISNVTVTPAGMNPISNTSTASSYTDYTTDQTKLITLKPGSSNNTISVTKKWTSTTTYNEGVTAWIDFNKDGYFAESEIIFTSVPNKITPVTGTFSVPMNAYTGGNVIMRVVMAYGTQPQNGCSSQDYGEIEDYPILIQQELSTSDITKDKASIQIYPNPVSDVLNVTQVSPKAQFSITNIAGQKVMSGQISDNKISVSRLSTGAYVISIEDKGTISNLKFIKK, from the coding sequence ATGAAAAAAAAAGTTACTTTCTTATTTGCGTTAGCTATAGGCTTAACAAGCTTGCAAGCCCAGCGTTGGGAACCGGTTTCCCAAAGAATTAGTCCGATCAGGAAAGAGGTAAACGTCCTTCATTCTTACAAATTTGACCTCAATACGTTGAGAGAATTATTAAAAAATGCTCCGGAAGCAGGCCAAGGAAATCCGGTAGTTGTTTCTCTTCCTACCACTGACGGAAAAGTTGAAAGATTTTCAGTCTACAGTTCTCCTGTTGTAGCAAAATCAATGGCTGAAAGGTATGAATTAGGCGCTTATTCCGGTGTCGGACTGGATAATCCTACAAAACAGGTAAGATTCAGTACAGCTCCCAATGATTTCCAATCGATGCTTTTTGATTCCAAGACGGGAAAATATGAATTTATAGAACCTATCAATAAGGAAAAAGATGTGTATGGTGTTTTCTTTAAAACAAACAAAACATCAGACGGAACTCCTTTTGAATGTAACACATCTGAGCCTGAGAATGCCAAAAAGCAAATGAAGCAACTTCTACAGTCAAAAAAAGGAGTAAGCGGCGCAGGAATTTCTAATAAAAATAATGATCAAAAGTATAGAACATATAGACTTGCCGTTTCTGTAAACGGAGAGTATACCCAACTTGCCGGAGGTGTTCCGGGCGCTGCTGCACGTATTAATGCGACCATCAACAGAGTAAATGGTGTGTATGAAAAGGATTTAGGAATTCATTTGATTGTACAGGATTTTCCACAAGTTATTTTTACAGATCCGGCTACAGATCCTTATTCAAATGTTATTGCCAATACTAATGGTACTTACAGCGCTCCTTCAGCATGGAATTTACAGGTTCAGCAAACACTTACCAACACCGCAGGTATAGGTAATGGAGCCTATGATGTTGGCCACTTTTTCGGACACAGAGGTGGTGGTGGTAGTGCAGGAAGAGTCGGAAATGTGTGTATAAATCCTGCCAACAATAATGATGCTACTTCTAAAGGAGCTGGAATCACTTCACCATCTGTAGTAGATCAGCCTTTCGGTGATGCTTTTGATATTGATTATGTAGCTCATGAATTAGGACACCAGCTGGGAGGACGTCACACAATGACGGTCAATCAAAATCAATCGGATGTTCCAATAGAACCAGGATCAGGATCTACCATTATGGGATATGCAGGAATTACTGCGGCCAATGTACAAATGCATTCAGATGCTTACTTCCATGTCATTAATATTGAACAGATACAAGCTTATGTAAATAGTAAAACCTGCGGAATTACTACTCCGGTTGCCAATACACCTCCAGTGATACAACCACTCACTAATAGAATTATTCCAAAAGGAACTGCTTTTGTATTAACAGCCAATGCCTCCGATGCTCAAAATGACCCTATGACTTACACATGGGAGCAATATGATATTTCAACTACACTATTTAATGCCTTAACCTCTACCCGTACCGGTGGTGCTGCCTTCAGATCTCTATCTCCAACCACTTCACCTACCCGATATTTCCCAAAACTGACAACCGTACTTAGTGGAAACCTTACTACAGTGCAGGACTGGGAACTTTTACCTAGTGTAGCAAGACTAATGAATTTTAAAGTAACAGTAAGGGATAATAACCCTGATATTACTCAACAACAAACCCAAAGCAGTTTGGTAAAAGTAGACGTTGGTAATGACGGGCCATTCAAGGTAACCTCAACTACTGTTTATAACAACCTCGCTGGCGCCATTACCTGGGATGTTGTGAATACAAACAGTTCTCCTTATAATGTACAGAATGTTAAAATAGACTATACGACAGACAACGGAAATACATGGACAGTTGTTACACCATCTACTCCTAATGACGGGGTTGAACCTTTTTCATTCTCATCACTTGCCACAGGTTCTAATCTCAAAATCAGAGTAAGTGCTATTGATAACATCTTTTATGCAATTGGAAATGCCACTGTGTCTGCTTCAGCAAACCCTTGTTCTACCGACACCGCTACTACAGGAATTGCAGCCACTGGAGTTACAAAGTCTTCAGCCAACATAAATTGGTCTGCTCTTCAAGGAGCAGAGTATTCTTTACTATATAGAAAAGTAGGGGCTACAACATGGGTAACTGTTCCTGTATCAACTAACTCTTCTTATCTTTCAGGATTAGAGCCAGCTACTCAATATGAGGTGCAAATAGCCAATGTATGTAACACTACAGTTGGAACCTATTCGTCTTCTACCAATTTTACTACCCTACCGTTTATTTGTCCGGTTTCTGCTGATCCTTCGGATGAGTATATTTCTAATGTTACGGTAACACCTGCAGGTATGAACCCTATTTCCAATACGAGTACGGCTTCTTCATACACAGATTACACCACCGATCAGACAAAATTAATTACTCTAAAACCAGGATCATCAAACAATACGATCAGTGTAACCAAAAAATGGACAAGTACAACTACTTATAACGAAGGAGTAACAGCATGGATAGACTTTAATAAAGACGGATATTTTGCTGAGTCTGAAATTATTTTCACAAGTGTTCCTAATAAAATTACTCCGGTAACAGGAACATTCTCTGTACCTATGAATGCTTATACAGGAGGAAATGTGATCATGAGAGTTGTAATGGCATATGGTACCCAGCCACAAAACGGTTGTAGCAGCCAGGATTATGGTGAAATAGAAGATTATCCTATCCTTATCCAACAAGAGCTTTCTACAAGCGATATAACAAAAGACAAAGCTTCAATCCAGATCTATCCTAACCCGGTAAGTGATGTACTGAATGTAACTCAGGTTTCTCCTAAGGCACAATTCTCAATCACCAATATAGCAGGGCAAAAAGTAATGAGCGGCCAGATCTCAGACAATAAGATCTCCGTTTCAAGACTAAGCACTGGAGCGTATGTCATTTCAATTGAAGATAAAGGAACTATCTCAAATCTGAAATTTATTAAGAAATAA
- the tatC gene encoding twin-arginine translocase subunit TatC, protein MDNNKDMSFLGHIGELRGHLVRSIIAIIVAAFVVGFNINWIMDHIFFGPTRNDFPTFKIVNHFSRMILGEDSIHLPKDFPVRVQRLYQQFNVMMAVSVFGGMVAAFPYIVWELWRFIGPALHPREKKNSIYIINAVWMLFMTGVLCGYFLILPFAVNFGVIFKISDIIVPLYDLSDYTTLFLQVVLGMGVIFLFPILIYFLTSIGILTPVFMKTYRRHAIVLIMVVAAIITPADVLSMLMAAFPLLILYEFSIMMCTFTYKRVQKSNGNLPAVQK, encoded by the coding sequence ATGGACAATAATAAAGACATGTCCTTTCTGGGGCATATTGGAGAATTAAGAGGACATTTGGTTCGTTCGATTATTGCTATCATCGTTGCAGCCTTTGTAGTTGGATTCAATATCAACTGGATCATGGATCATATCTTTTTTGGGCCTACCAGAAATGATTTCCCGACCTTCAAAATTGTTAATCATTTTTCAAGGATGATTTTAGGAGAAGACAGTATTCACCTTCCGAAGGATTTCCCTGTACGTGTACAAAGGTTATATCAGCAGTTCAATGTGATGATGGCCGTTTCGGTCTTTGGAGGAATGGTAGCTGCATTTCCTTATATCGTTTGGGAATTATGGCGTTTCATCGGCCCGGCTTTACATCCAAGAGAGAAAAAGAATTCAATCTATATCATTAATGCTGTATGGATGCTTTTTATGACAGGGGTATTATGTGGTTACTTTTTAATCCTGCCTTTCGCAGTTAATTTTGGAGTTATCTTTAAAATTTCAGATATTATAGTTCCTCTTTATGATCTGAGCGACTATACTACATTATTTTTACAGGTAGTTCTTGGAATGGGTGTTATTTTCCTTTTTCCTATTCTGATCTATTTCCTTACCAGTATCGGAATTCTTACTCCTGTATTTATGAAGACCTACCGTCGTCATGCTATTGTATTGATCATGGTGGTCGCAGCAATTATTACTCCGGCGGATGTACTAAGTATGTTGATGGCTGCTTTCCCATTACTTATATTATATGAGTTCAGCATCATGATGTGTACTTTTACTTATAAAAGGGTCCAAAAAAGCAACGGAAATCTTCCTGCTGTACAGAAATAA
- a CDS encoding type 1 glutamine amidotransferase domain-containing protein, translating to MKKKALIVVTSVEKYPNMERATGLWLGEAVHFYEKLQEKGYEIDFVSPKGGYTPLDPISIQMFVQPVDWKYYADETFRNKLGNTLTPKDINPDDYGVIYYAGGHGVVWDFPDNKELQEIARRIYETGGIVSSVCHGAVGLFNIKLSNGELLIKEKTVTGFSNSEEIAAELADHMPYLTEDVFKNKGAHYVKADQDFVPFAVADGNLVTGQNPQSGAAVAEKVLEILDK from the coding sequence ATGAAAAAGAAAGCATTAATCGTAGTGACAAGTGTGGAAAAATATCCTAATATGGAAAGAGCAACAGGCCTATGGTTGGGTGAAGCAGTTCATTTTTATGAAAAGCTGCAAGAAAAAGGCTATGAAATTGATTTTGTAAGCCCGAAAGGAGGGTATACTCCACTGGATCCTATTTCTATACAAATGTTTGTACAACCTGTAGATTGGAAATATTATGCTGATGAAACGTTCAGAAATAAATTAGGAAACACTCTAACTCCAAAAGACATCAATCCTGATGATTATGGTGTAATCTACTATGCCGGGGGTCATGGTGTAGTTTGGGACTTCCCTGATAATAAGGAATTGCAGGAAATAGCACGTCGTATTTATGAAACAGGAGGAATTGTATCCTCTGTATGTCATGGAGCTGTAGGGCTTTTTAATATTAAACTGTCTAATGGAGAACTTCTGATCAAAGAAAAAACAGTGACGGGCTTCTCCAATTCAGAAGAAATTGCAGCAGAATTGGCAGATCATATGCCTTACCTTACCGAAGATGTATTTAAAAATAAAGGGGCCCATTATGTAAAAGCTGATCAGGATTTTGTTCCTTTTGCTGTAGCCGATGGAAATCTGGTAACGGGACAAAACCCTCAATCCGGAGCTGCTGTAGCAGAAAAAGTATTAGAGATCCTTGACAAATAA